The Elusimicrobiota bacterium region GTCGATGGCCAGATAGGGCAGGATGGGAGTGTTGTCCACGCTGGCGCGCTTGGCGTGGCGCACGCGCGAGCAGCGCTCCTCCTCGGCCACGGCGCGCAAGCGGCCCTCCACCAGGAGAGCCGCCGAGGAATCGTGGAACACGGCGTTGATGCCGAGGATGGTCTTCAACGTCTTTATGGTATGAAATTCCCCCGGCTTGAGTCAGGTGCTTCCACGCTACGGGTTGCGGCCGCCCACCAGCGGCGGCTTGGCCCACGCCTCGTTGGCCAGGACCTCGGCGAACTTGGTCAGGCGGATGCCGTAAGTCTGCTCCAGGGCGTGGATGTCCACATCGCAACCCTCCTGGTTGAACCAGCGGAACATCTTGGCCATGTCCGGGCCCACCGCCTTCTCGGCTTGGGCATCGGGGATGCTCTTGAAGACGACCCTGTGCCCCAGGGCCTTGGCGAGCATCTCGGCCACCTCCGGGAAGCTCAGCGCGTCGCCGGCCAGCGTGATCTCGCGGCCGAGGTAGCGCTCCGGGTGCAGGAAGGCCGCGGCCGCGAACTCGCCGATGTCGCGCAGCGAGATCATGTGCAGCCGGGTCTGCGGCCAGAGCGGCGCCGTTAGAGTGCCTTTCTGTATCCCGGGCAGCAGCCAGGTCCCGAAGTTCTCCATGAACCAGACCGGCCGCAGGATGGTGTAGGGCAGGACCAGACCTTTGATGTGCTGCTCGACGCGGTATTTGGTCTCGAAGTGCGGGATGCCCGTGCCGCGGTCGGCGCCGACCACCGAGGAGTAGACGAAGTGCCCGATGCCCGCGGCTTTGGCGGCGTCCGCCAACAGCATCCCCTGCCGCACCTCGGACTCCATGCCGGCCTCGAACGGGGTGGACATGGCGAAGATGCCGTCGCAGCCGCGCAGGGCGGACTCGATGCTGGAGCGGTCGTCGAAGTCTCCGCGCACGACCGCTGCCCCGGCCTTGGCCAGCGCGCATGCCGTCTCGGGCTTGCGCGTCAAAGCGCGGACCTTCTGCCCCCGCCTGAGGAGCGCCTGGGCCACGGCCGAGCCCTGCTTGCCGGTCGCTCCGGTCACCAGTATGTTCTTTGAGAGAGCCATAGATCCTCCATCGCGTCAGGGCCCCCCTCCGAGCCATAGCTTAGCCGGTTGCGGTCAAATATTAGTCATGGTTGCGGATTTGATTCGTCCCCTTGCAGGTCCGGTCATTAAGGATGTAGCATTGGCGGGAATTCTGGCCTGCCACCCTGGGGAGATGAAGATGCCGACATGCGTGCGGCTGATGGCTGCCGCTCTCGCTCTTGGCCTGGCCGCACCGCTGTCCGCC contains the following coding sequences:
- a CDS encoding NmrA/HSCARG family protein; translation: MALSKNILVTGATGKQGSAVAQALLRRGQKVRALTRKPETACALAKAGAAVVRGDFDDRSSIESALRGCDGIFAMSTPFEAGMESEVRQGMLLADAAKAAGIGHFVYSSVVGADRGTGIPHFETKYRVEQHIKGLVLPYTILRPVWFMENFGTWLLPGIQKGTLTAPLWPQTRLHMISLRDIGEFAAAAFLHPERYLGREITLAGDALSFPEVAEMLAKALGHRVVFKSIPDAQAEKAVGPDMAKMFRWFNQEGCDVDIHALEQTYGIRLTKFAEVLANEAWAKPPLVGGRNP